In Megalopta genalis isolate 19385.01 chromosome 14, iyMegGena1_principal, whole genome shotgun sequence, the following are encoded in one genomic region:
- the LOC143260554 gene encoding uncharacterized protein LOC143260554 has product MWFGMVERSFEASGITTEATKFGYVLGALNPVYAAEVRDIIMNPPNTGQYQRLKTELIRRLSSSQEQKTRRLLESEEIGDRKPSQFLRHLRGLAGNNVSDSVLRTLWMGRLPNSMQVILATQKDTEMDKVADLADAIAETMGPRTQPVVPAGDCGDPTRVDWE; this is encoded by the exons ATGTGGTTTGGGATGGTCGAACGCAGCTTCGAGGCATCGGGTATTACGACCGAAGCCACAAAATTCGGGTATGTGTTAGGAGCATTGAATCCTGTGTACGCCGCGGAAGTCCGCGACATTATAATGAACCCGCCAAATACTGGACAGTACCAGAGGTTAAAAACGGAACTCATTCGAAGGCTCAGTTCGTCGCAAGAACAAAAAACGCGACGTTTGCTGGAATCGGAGGAAATTGGAGACAGGAAGCCGTCTCAATTTCTGCGACACTTGCGCGGACTGGCTGGCAACAACGTGTCAGATAGTGTTTTGCGTACGCTGTGGATGGGTAGGTTGCCTAATAGTATGCAGGTAATCTTAGCGACCCAGAAGGACACGGAGATGGATAAGGTGGCTGACCTGGCAGATGCGATAGCCGAGACGATGGGCCCCCGAACTCAG CCTGTCGTTCCAGCAGGAGATTGCGGCGATCCGACACGAGTTGATTGGGAATGA